A window of Longibacter salinarum contains these coding sequences:
- a CDS encoding RusA family crossover junction endodeoxyribonuclease has translation MADLEENLERPPDYGSLQFSVEGQPASLQSSSSSRQEVKSRVSKKLEGVQYLLSDDVQVEIRWFIHERDRYESDAAPDIDNILKPLMDALCGADGLIVDDCQVQAVSCYWLDSYDGSQRLEFSIDYSPESWVKKGGLCFIHLGDGLCYPLPGGLSVRQSKFMTQMIKTMVEMRDEFEELDADYYQSKMLMPSQRAFHRTRVASEFEVLEAEDILN, from the coding sequence ATGGCTGACTTAGAAGAAAACTTAGAGCGGCCTCCAGACTACGGTTCGCTGCAGTTTTCTGTGGAGGGTCAACCGGCATCTCTTCAGTCCAGTAGTAGCAGTAGGCAAGAAGTGAAAAGCAGAGTCTCCAAAAAATTGGAGGGTGTTCAGTATTTGCTATCCGATGACGTACAAGTTGAAATCCGCTGGTTCATCCACGAGCGCGATCGGTATGAAAGTGATGCTGCGCCCGATATAGACAACATTCTGAAGCCCCTCATGGATGCCCTATGCGGTGCAGATGGACTGATCGTCGATGACTGCCAAGTTCAGGCTGTAAGTTGTTACTGGCTTGACTCGTATGATGGATCACAACGTCTTGAGTTTTCAATCGACTACAGTCCTGAATCTTGGGTTAAGAAGGGCGGTCTTTGCTTCATTCACCTTGGTGACGGACTGTGCTACCCGTTACCAGGAGGTCTAAGTGTTAGACAGTCGAAATTTATGACGCAGATGATCAAGACGATGGTTGAAATGAGGGATGAATTCGAAGAGCTCGATGCAGATTACTATCAATCTAAGATGTTAATGCCGAGTCAGCGGGCCTTCCATCGGACGAGAGTGGCGTCAGAATTCGAAGTTTTAGAAGCTGAGGACATCTTGAACTAA
- a CDS encoding class I SAM-dependent methyltransferase: MDEQAMFTLMVDLHRDGERQGPGSEEETLRALDLTRLDQEAALQVADIGCGTGASTLVLASRLPNAQVTAVDLFPEFLDVLSRRARKAGVSERVDPLEASMESLPFDSESLDLIWAEGAIYNMGFSEGIKTWKPFLRPGGVLAVSEITWLRPDPPETIRRHWNAEYPQIATASEKINILEDVGFDLLGYLVLPPNNWIDNYYEPTEKRMPAFLDRHDDRPEAAQIVAMEREEADLYRSYQEWYSYGFYVARKR, from the coding sequence ATGGATGAGCAGGCTATGTTTACCCTGATGGTGGACTTGCACCGAGATGGCGAACGTCAGGGCCCTGGAAGTGAGGAGGAGACGCTCCGTGCGCTCGATCTGACGCGACTTGATCAAGAGGCTGCTCTTCAGGTTGCCGATATTGGGTGTGGAACCGGCGCGTCGACCCTCGTGCTCGCGAGCCGTCTCCCGAACGCCCAAGTTACGGCCGTAGATCTGTTTCCCGAGTTTCTTGATGTCCTGTCGAGGCGTGCGCGAAAGGCCGGAGTGTCCGAACGGGTCGATCCACTGGAAGCATCAATGGAGTCTTTACCGTTTGACTCTGAGTCGTTGGACCTTATCTGGGCGGAGGGGGCCATTTACAACATGGGGTTCAGCGAGGGAATCAAAACGTGGAAACCGTTCCTGCGCCCGGGCGGAGTACTTGCGGTTTCCGAGATTACCTGGCTGCGCCCCGACCCTCCGGAGACGATTCGGCGGCATTGGAACGCCGAATATCCGCAGATTGCGACCGCTTCCGAGAAGATCAATATCCTGGAGGATGTCGGCTTTGACCTGCTGGGATACCTTGTCCTTCCGCCGAACAACTGGATCGACAACTACTACGAGCCGACCGAGAAGCGAATGCCTGCGTTTTTGGATCGGCACGACGACCGACCCGAAGCAGCACAGATCGTCGCCATGGAGCGAGAGGAGGCCGACCTATACCGGAGCTATCAGGAGTGGTATAGCTATGGATTCTACGTGGCGCGAAAACGGTGA
- a CDS encoding IS110 family transposase: MHNHHPRRYPPSTFAGIDVSKDHLDVCLDRTDDKRKTRRFANDADGHQQLIHWLGTDDAVRVCLEASGLYSLDLALALHASGSADVMVANPRAMSRFRDALVERSKTDRSDAVVICAFARRMPFRAWTPPERAVLDLRAIARRIQALTVERTREKNRLHAAQQSRTSSAVVVNDIEVNVRHLDRRIAELTRQAMKVTAKSERLKVALDHLTSIRGIAEKSALLILAEIALLPDDMTVREWVAYAGLDPRRHQSGSSVDRPERISKVGNARLRHALYMPALVSIRWEPNVAAFYEKLTGRGKKPIVAVVAVMRKLLHAIYGMLKHGQDFQGEKFYRVPEKVLTAA, from the coding sequence ATGCACAACCACCACCCACGGCGCTATCCTCCGTCCACCTTCGCTGGGATCGATGTCAGCAAGGACCATCTCGACGTCTGTCTCGACCGGACCGATGACAAGCGCAAGACGCGGCGCTTTGCCAACGACGCCGACGGACACCAACAGCTGATCCATTGGCTAGGCACCGACGATGCCGTGCGGGTTTGTCTGGAAGCCAGTGGCCTGTACAGCCTCGATCTCGCTCTCGCCCTCCACGCGTCTGGAAGCGCCGATGTCATGGTTGCCAACCCGCGCGCCATGAGCCGCTTCCGCGATGCCCTCGTAGAGCGCTCGAAAACGGATCGCTCGGATGCGGTCGTCATCTGCGCATTCGCGCGCCGCATGCCATTTAGGGCATGGACGCCTCCCGAACGCGCCGTGCTGGACCTCCGAGCGATTGCGCGGCGGATCCAGGCACTTACCGTCGAACGGACGCGCGAGAAGAACCGCCTGCACGCCGCCCAGCAGAGCCGGACAAGTTCTGCCGTCGTCGTCAACGATATTGAGGTCAACGTTCGTCATCTTGACCGCCGCATTGCCGAACTGACACGGCAGGCCATGAAGGTCACTGCCAAGTCCGAGCGCCTGAAGGTCGCTCTGGATCACCTGACCTCAATCCGAGGCATCGCCGAGAAGAGCGCGCTGTTGATCCTGGCCGAGATTGCGCTCCTACCCGACGATATGACCGTGCGCGAGTGGGTCGCCTACGCCGGGCTTGACCCGCGCCGACATCAGTCTGGCAGCTCGGTTGACCGACCGGAACGAATCTCAAAGGTGGGCAACGCTCGGCTCCGGCACGCGCTCTACATGCCGGCCCTGGTAAGCATCCGCTGGGAGCCCAACGTGGCCGCATTCTACGAGAAACTCACCGGGCGTGGGAAGAAGCCAATCGTGGCCGTCGTGGCGGTGATGCGCAAACTCCTGCACGCGATCTACGGCATGCTCAAACACGGCCAAGACTTCCAAGGCGAGAAGTTCTACAGAGTGCCCGAAAAAGTGCTCACCGCCGCTTGA